One genomic region from Candidatus Caldarchaeum subterraneum encodes:
- a CDS encoding aminopeptidase N produces MTTQPYLKAGRDFAFPDYKPRYPRQTSFKINHYRLELKVDIEDRRVDGYAEIRLTSNGSMAELDAVDFQILEVTGVKERDYDGKLLTLFFDGAGEKVVGIRYRAWPRTGVHFVEKEKGYGFPFVWSHGEPEYHRNWMPIYDYPNMKFTTELLVTVPQPLEVVSNGELLDRRNNADGTSTFHWQMDKPHPAYLISFVAGVFDKDEEMVDGVRLEYYVPKGLGKLVKNSFNKTADIIRFFSNYLNYPYPFKSYRQVCVPEFVVGGMENTTATTLTDLTLHDDHAHMDFSSDPLVAHEAAHQWFGDLVTCRDWSHIWLNESFATYLENLYLRHDKGNDEFLYELYNDLQSYLDEYKRRYSRPVVYRVYKYPEELFDRHAYPKGGLVLHTIKNIVGEESFRKALNLFLTRHQYSNADTEDLRKALEESSGMMLEKVFEQLVYSAGHPVVKVSYRWEPETNLFKISFKQVQAEDSPETYGLSLDVVIHSGGEKVERKISLEERETTLFLSMKNRPEHVCVDPELKVLRVLDIERPLEEALSMVEKCGSVVCRIEMIDSLAKHGGRRVVEVLERVISGDPFWGVSYRAAKALGEIKTEEAKAALLRVLQKVKHPKIRRGIVEARGSFEKDTEVMRMLAKVVEDTVESYYVRQAAAISLGRLKLDEAVPVLVKALDYPSHAHVIPSGAVQGLAETGLEKVYEHVSKRVEKSYPTPVRVSATVALAKFPEKHETYTLLERLSEDSNERVRHAVVAAARELMDPRLLPMLDKMAEKDLNERVRRGAREVSKKIRDHLEKGVEYKSLREELEKIREENRRLAERLYRVEGKV; encoded by the coding sequence ATGACTACACAGCCATACCTAAAGGCTGGAAGAGACTTCGCTTTTCCCGACTACAAGCCAAGATATCCACGTCAAACAAGCTTCAAGATAAACCACTACCGTCTCGAGCTCAAAGTCGACATAGAGGACAGAAGAGTGGACGGTTATGCGGAGATTAGGCTAACCAGTAACGGGTCGATGGCTGAGCTCGACGCCGTGGATTTCCAGATTCTCGAGGTTACTGGTGTCAAAGAAAGAGATTATGATGGAAAATTACTAACTCTCTTCTTTGATGGGGCGGGTGAAAAAGTTGTTGGGATAAGGTACAGGGCTTGGCCGCGGACGGGTGTCCATTTTGTTGAGAAGGAGAAGGGTTACGGTTTTCCCTTCGTGTGGAGCCACGGTGAGCCCGAGTATCACAGAAACTGGATGCCGATCTACGACTATCCCAATATGAAGTTTACGACAGAGTTGTTGGTTACGGTGCCACAGCCTCTAGAAGTTGTCTCCAACGGTGAACTGTTAGACAGGAGAAACAACGCCGACGGCACATCCACTTTTCACTGGCAGATGGATAAGCCTCATCCAGCATATCTCATCAGCTTTGTTGCAGGAGTGTTCGACAAAGATGAGGAGATGGTCGACGGCGTCCGCCTCGAATACTATGTGCCGAAAGGCTTAGGAAAACTGGTGAAAAACTCTTTCAACAAAACCGCTGACATAATCAGGTTTTTCAGCAACTACCTGAATTATCCCTACCCCTTTAAGAGCTATCGACAGGTCTGTGTCCCAGAGTTTGTTGTCGGCGGCATGGAGAACACAACAGCCACAACCCTGACAGACCTCACTCTCCACGACGACCACGCCCACATGGATTTCAGCAGCGACCCGCTTGTCGCCCACGAGGCGGCTCACCAGTGGTTCGGAGACCTTGTCACCTGCCGAGACTGGTCGCACATCTGGCTCAACGAATCCTTCGCAACATACCTCGAAAACCTATACCTAAGACATGACAAAGGAAACGACGAGTTTCTATACGAGCTATACAACGACCTCCAATCATATCTCGACGAATACAAACGACGATACTCGCGCCCCGTGGTCTATCGGGTCTACAAATACCCTGAGGAGCTTTTCGACAGACATGCATACCCAAAAGGCGGGCTGGTGCTCCATACCATCAAGAACATCGTTGGTGAGGAAAGTTTCCGGAAAGCCTTGAACCTGTTTCTGACCCGTCACCAATACTCAAACGCCGACACAGAAGATTTGCGCAAGGCTCTCGAGGAATCATCAGGCATGATGCTGGAGAAGGTGTTTGAGCAGCTTGTGTATTCTGCTGGGCATCCCGTGGTCAAGGTGAGCTATCGATGGGAGCCTGAGACAAACTTGTTCAAGATTAGTTTTAAGCAGGTTCAGGCAGAGGATTCGCCAGAAACCTATGGACTCAGTCTGGATGTTGTAATCCACTCTGGTGGAGAGAAGGTTGAGAGAAAAATTTCTCTTGAAGAACGAGAAACAACGCTTTTCCTATCCATGAAAAACAGGCCAGAACATGTCTGCGTAGACCCTGAGCTCAAGGTTCTACGTGTCCTAGACATCGAGAGACCGCTCGAAGAGGCTCTCTCGATGGTTGAGAAATGTGGAAGCGTTGTCTGCAGAATAGAGATGATTGACTCTTTGGCGAAACATGGTGGACGTAGGGTTGTCGAGGTGTTGGAGAGAGTTATCTCGGGTGACCCGTTTTGGGGGGTTTCCTACAGGGCCGCTAAGGCCCTAGGAGAGATAAAGACTGAGGAGGCGAAAGCCGCTCTTCTCCGTGTCCTCCAAAAAGTGAAGCATCCGAAAATCCGCAGGGGAATAGTGGAGGCCCGCGGCTCCTTCGAAAAAGACACCGAGGTGATGAGGATGTTGGCAAAAGTCGTTGAAGACACAGTCGAGTCATATTATGTTAGACAGGCTGCGGCGATTTCACTTGGGCGGCTTAAGCTGGATGAAGCAGTTCCAGTTCTCGTGAAGGCCCTTGACTACCCCTCCCACGCACATGTTATCCCATCTGGCGCAGTCCAGGGACTGGCTGAAACAGGTCTGGAAAAAGTCTATGAACATGTCTCTAAGAGAGTTGAGAAAAGCTATCCGACTCCTGTTCGCGTGTCAGCGACCGTGGCTCTCGCAAAATTCCCAGAGAAACACGAAACATACACCTTACTCGAGAGGCTGTCGGAAGACAGTAACGAGCGTGTCCGCCACGCGGTTGTCGCCGCCGCCCGTGAATTGATGGACCCAAGGCTTTTACCCATGCTGGACAAAATGGCTGAGAAGGATTTGAATGAGAGGGTGAGACGGGGCGCAAGGGAAGTCTCTAAGAAGATTAGAGACCATCTCGAGAAGGGTGTTGAATACAAGTCGCTGCGGGAGGAGCTTGAGAAAATACGGGAGGAGAACAGGCGGCTGGCTGAGAGGCTTTACAGGGTTGAGGGTAAGGTTTAA
- a CDS encoding signal-transduction protein produces the protein MYYVGLLGVKVSEIMSRRVVTAKGDEKLSDIAEKMIQSKVSSVVVVSDGKVAGIVTEKDFVKFFALRVDYDSKISDYMTREVIVVREDASLNEAKNIMVSNNIRHLPVVDRNNNLVGMITVRDIVESVETLV, from the coding sequence ATGTATTATGTTGGGTTGCTTGGGGTAAAGGTTTCGGAAATAATGTCCCGCAGGGTCGTCACGGCGAAGGGTGATGAAAAGCTCTCCGATATTGCGGAGAAAATGATTCAGTCAAAGGTGAGCAGCGTCGTGGTTGTCTCGGATGGAAAAGTCGCTGGCATAGTTACGGAGAAAGATTTCGTGAAGTTTTTTGCGCTACGTGTAGACTATGATTCGAAAATAAGCGACTACATGACGCGTGAAGTCATCGTGGTTAGGGAGGATGCTTCCCTGAACGAGGCAAAAAACATAATGGTGTCTAACAACATTAGACATCTTCCCGTAGTCGACAGGAACAACAACTTGGTGGGTATGATAACGGTCAGAGATATTGTCGAGTCTGTGGAGACGCTGGTTTAG
- a CDS encoding 4-nitrophenyl phosphatase, translating into MKVTLEKVKGLVLDMDGTIYIGSKPLPGAPEAVNRLRKKLKLVFMTNNSTLTRTQYLEKLNRMGIHAYVSEILTSGYLAARYVATEHPGAHVLVVGEEGISREALQLGLRIIDHSQWKLAEYVVAGLDRGFTYQKAANASQAIRNGAKFIATNLDNIYPTEEGFMPGAGSIIAMLSAATGVKPFSVGKPSPISSQMALETLGLQASEVVFVGDRVDTDVAAARAVGARCILVKTGAFELFRDKISEADMVVDSLVELPSLLSLE; encoded by the coding sequence GTGAAGGTTACGCTGGAAAAGGTTAAAGGCCTCGTCCTCGACATGGACGGCACCATCTACATAGGCTCCAAGCCGCTTCCAGGCGCACCCGAAGCCGTCAACAGACTCCGCAAAAAGCTGAAGCTTGTTTTTATGACAAACAACTCCACCCTGACAAGAACTCAGTATCTCGAGAAGCTAAACCGCATGGGAATCCATGCCTATGTCTCAGAGATTTTGACATCTGGTTATCTAGCGGCCAGGTATGTGGCGACAGAGCATCCTGGGGCCCATGTCCTCGTCGTGGGGGAAGAGGGCATATCAAGAGAGGCTCTGCAGCTGGGGCTGCGGATTATAGACCACAGCCAATGGAAGCTGGCCGAATACGTGGTAGCAGGTCTGGACAGAGGCTTCACTTATCAGAAAGCCGCGAACGCCTCCCAAGCTATAAGAAATGGTGCAAAATTCATAGCGACAAACCTCGACAACATCTATCCTACAGAAGAAGGGTTTATGCCGGGAGCGGGCTCCATCATAGCCATGCTTTCAGCCGCCACTGGCGTGAAACCATTTTCGGTGGGTAAGCCGTCGCCAATCTCCTCTCAAATGGCTTTGGAGACTCTAGGTCTCCAGGCCTCAGAGGTGGTTTTTGTAGGCGACCGTGTCGACACCGACGTGGCAGCGGCAAGGGCTGTGGGGGCTCGATGCATACTTGTGAAAACCGGTGCCTTTGAGCTCTTCAGAGACAAGATATCGGAGGCAGACATGGTTGTAGACAGCCTTGTTGAGCTGCCGAGCCTCCTGTCGCTCGAGTAA
- a CDS encoding transcriptional regulator, lrp family, with protein MSTELDDKDLKILEELVEDAEQTVSAIAAKVKMPRTTVQERIKRLKQLGVIKKFTVQLDHSKLGKPATAFVLVSFQQGTTSQKKLAEDIAKLPEVVEAHVITGEWDIIVKVRSESMQSIGSLVVDKIRNMPGVGKTITCVSLAAVKESV; from the coding sequence ATGTCAACCGAACTCGACGACAAAGACCTGAAAATACTTGAAGAGCTTGTAGAAGACGCCGAACAGACGGTTTCAGCCATAGCGGCTAAGGTTAAGATGCCGCGCACAACCGTTCAGGAAAGAATTAAGCGACTGAAGCAGTTGGGCGTGATTAAGAAGTTCACGGTTCAGCTTGACCATTCTAAGCTTGGCAAACCAGCCACAGCCTTCGTCCTCGTATCTTTCCAGCAGGGAACAACTTCGCAGAAAAAACTGGCCGAGGACATCGCGAAACTTCCGGAGGTGGTGGAGGCACACGTCATCACAGGGGAATGGGACATCATAGTGAAGGTGAGGTCAGAGTCTATGCAGTCCATCGGCTCCCTCGTCGTCGACAAAATAAGAAACATGCCGGGGGTAGGGAAAACGATTACATGTGTTTCCCTCGCGGCCGTAAAAGAAAGCGTCTAA
- a CDS encoding conserved hypothetical protein (3-oxoacyl-[acyl-carrier-protein (ACP)), with protein sequence MNMPKIRDAAIHGYGCYLPRYRLSGEEIARVWGKSSAELPVKEKAVAGLDEDTITMAAEAARIALARAGVEPSKVQAVHVGTESKPYAVKPSGTLVAEILGVSRHVTTADFEFACKAGTEAMQMVTALVETGRIEFGLAIGADTAQGRPGDALEYTAASGAAAYLIGRNGSDCIAKFEYSTSYVSDTPDFWRRSYERYPMHGSRFTGEPAYFHHTLSALKTLLEENGFTINDIDYFVFHQPNVKFPLAVSKILSIPVEKVKPGIVADVVGNTYAACSMIGLAKVLDIAKPGQRIVMTSYGSGAGSDSFVLTVCDGIEEKRGRGPTFSQLLSRRKPIDYSTYLKFREKIRV encoded by the coding sequence TTGAACATGCCGAAGATAAGGGATGCGGCTATTCACGGTTATGGTTGCTATCTTCCAAGGTATAGATTATCTGGTGAGGAGATTGCAAGGGTATGGGGTAAATCCTCCGCCGAGCTGCCTGTTAAGGAGAAGGCTGTGGCGGGGCTGGATGAGGACACTATAACCATGGCCGCCGAGGCGGCGCGGATAGCCTTGGCTCGGGCCGGTGTGGAGCCCTCAAAGGTTCAGGCGGTTCACGTGGGAACAGAGTCCAAACCATACGCCGTCAAGCCTTCTGGAACTCTGGTCGCCGAAATCCTCGGAGTATCCCGCCATGTAACCACCGCCGATTTCGAGTTCGCCTGCAAAGCGGGGACAGAGGCTATGCAGATGGTTACCGCTCTCGTCGAGACAGGGAGAATTGAGTTTGGGCTTGCCATAGGGGCGGATACCGCGCAGGGGAGGCCGGGTGACGCCCTTGAATACACCGCTGCAAGCGGGGCCGCCGCCTACCTCATAGGACGCAACGGCTCAGACTGTATTGCGAAATTTGAATACTCGACATCATACGTGTCTGACACGCCCGACTTCTGGAGAAGAAGCTATGAACGGTATCCGATGCATGGGTCCCGCTTCACAGGCGAGCCAGCTTACTTCCACCACACATTGTCCGCCTTAAAGACCCTGCTAGAAGAAAACGGTTTCACCATCAACGACATAGACTATTTTGTTTTCCACCAGCCCAACGTAAAATTCCCCCTCGCGGTGTCAAAGATACTTTCCATACCTGTCGAGAAGGTGAAGCCTGGAATTGTTGCGGATGTGGTGGGTAACACTTACGCCGCGTGCTCGATGATTGGGCTTGCAAAGGTCTTAGACATAGCTAAGCCGGGCCAACGTATAGTGATGACGTCTTATGGCTCGGGAGCCGGGAGCGACTCATTTGTGTTAACCGTGTGTGACGGGATTGAGGAGAAACGTGGCAGGGGCCCGACTTTTAGCCAACTTCTCAGCCGTAGAAAACCGATAGATTACTCGACCTATCTAAAGTTCAGGGAGAAGATAAGGGTGTAG
- a CDS encoding acetyl-CoA C-acetyltransferase: MRAVLVGAGLTKVEEHWDKGLTELMAEASLQALDSAGVSTVDAVYVSNAFGQVLQEQSNIGAYLAEELGIRGVSASRFEAGGASGLAAVIAAVAAVSSGLYKSVLVVGGEKMSEATSEDFVSLLTTEESAESVAALGVTQLAEAALLYKEYLKRNRLEHEDVAYFSVLGHEHSQTAPHAQYQFRITLDNVVNSPVVADPIRRLETTAPADGAAAVLIASRETALKTDGYRAVVSGVGAATDYLSPFDREDPLWLSSLSLASQRALELAGRKVSELDFLEVHDSYSLLAPLSLEAIGAAEAGEPCHLARKGWWTLSGEMPVNTFGGLKGRGNPVGASGLYALVESYLQLTGRAGKNQVDGAKVGMVSSMAGLGSLAAAVVVEAWV; the protein is encoded by the coding sequence TTGCGGGCTGTATTGGTCGGAGCGGGGTTGACGAAGGTGGAGGAGCACTGGGACAAAGGCTTGACAGAGCTTATGGCGGAGGCTTCTCTTCAAGCACTCGATTCAGCGGGCGTCTCAACAGTTGACGCGGTATACGTCTCAAACGCGTTCGGACAAGTTTTGCAGGAGCAGTCAAACATAGGAGCATACCTCGCGGAGGAGCTTGGCATTAGGGGTGTCTCTGCTTCAAGGTTTGAGGCAGGTGGGGCCTCAGGCTTGGCCGCTGTGATAGCCGCTGTAGCGGCGGTTTCATCCGGTTTATACAAATCTGTTCTCGTTGTCGGCGGCGAGAAAATGTCTGAAGCAACGTCAGAGGATTTCGTGTCGCTGCTCACGACTGAAGAGTCGGCCGAATCGGTTGCAGCCCTTGGAGTGACGCAATTGGCGGAGGCGGCTCTGCTCTACAAAGAATACTTGAAACGCAACCGCCTAGAGCATGAAGATGTTGCATATTTTTCCGTCCTTGGTCACGAGCATTCTCAAACCGCGCCGCATGCACAGTATCAGTTTAGAATCACCCTCGACAACGTAGTAAACTCGCCCGTCGTGGCTGACCCCATCAGACGACTCGAGACAACCGCTCCAGCAGATGGAGCAGCCGCTGTTTTAATTGCTTCCCGGGAAACGGCCCTAAAAACGGATGGTTACAGGGCCGTGGTTTCAGGAGTAGGCGCGGCCACCGACTATCTGTCGCCGTTTGACCGAGAGGACCCTCTGTGGCTCAGTAGCTTGTCGCTGGCTTCTCAGAGGGCTTTGGAACTGGCGGGGAGAAAGGTGTCCGAACTCGATTTTCTGGAGGTTCACGATAGCTATAGCCTGTTGGCGCCGCTTTCGCTTGAGGCTATTGGGGCGGCTGAGGCTGGTGAACCCTGTCATCTTGCCCGCAAAGGCTGGTGGACGTTGTCCGGAGAGATGCCAGTCAACACCTTCGGTGGTTTAAAGGGCCGCGGAAACCCAGTCGGGGCCTCTGGCCTCTACGCCTTGGTCGAAAGCTATCTTCAACTGACTGGTCGCGCTGGAAAAAATCAGGTCGACGGTGCGAAGGTGGGGATGGTGTCCTCGATGGCTGGGCTGGGCTCGCTAGCGGCAGCCGTTGTCGTGGAGGCGTGGGTGTAG
- a CDS encoding nucleic-acid-binding protein: protein MSWRRGCSMSTRPSSYWRLRPYLYRLEGNRCTQCGHFNPLARKICRKCGSRRLERDRLAGRGKLRHFTVVYQPQTGFEKTVPYVVAWVEMSDGTQIIGQVTDCEPSELSVGMDVETVVRKIRVDGESKLIVYGVKFRPVL from the coding sequence TTGTCGTGGAGGCGTGGGTGTAGTATGTCGACGAGACCATCCTCTTACTGGCGTCTCCGCCCATATCTCTACAGGCTTGAGGGAAACCGTTGCACACAGTGCGGCCACTTTAACCCGCTCGCGCGAAAGATATGTAGGAAATGTGGCTCCCGCCGCCTCGAGCGAGACAGGCTCGCCGGCCGTGGTAAACTAAGGCATTTTACTGTTGTGTATCAGCCTCAGACAGGATTTGAGAAAACGGTTCCATATGTGGTCGCTTGGGTTGAGATGTCTGACGGAACCCAGATAATAGGCCAAGTTACAGACTGTGAGCCATCGGAACTTTCCGTAGGCATGGATGTCGAAACGGTTGTGAGAAAAATACGTGTAGATGGTGAGTCTAAGCTGATAGTTTACGGAGTAAAGTTTAGGCCAGTGCTTTAA
- a CDS encoding 26S proteasome regulatory subunit N11-like protein: MRVRIYPLALAKVVKHAASSLQREVAGLLVGKSAGKVLEIWDAVTGEQYGTPAYVQLDEMVMAKVAEELSKSDKNLYIVGWYHSHPGLDVFLSPTDIDTQKRYQAMFSKAVALVVDPVDYAKTRRISSLKFKVFQISKEGRVVSLPVSIGVHRAKLLESTFHALSTFDFMHILGESSGKTRDKPLSEEQESLLGKAKKLFGA; encoded by the coding sequence ATGCGTGTAAGAATCTATCCGCTGGCCTTGGCGAAGGTGGTTAAACACGCTGCGTCAAGCCTCCAGCGTGAAGTGGCGGGCTTGCTGGTCGGCAAGTCGGCAGGAAAGGTTCTCGAGATATGGGATGCTGTCACGGGTGAGCAGTACGGTACACCTGCTTACGTGCAGCTTGACGAGATGGTTATGGCAAAGGTTGCAGAAGAACTCTCCAAATCAGATAAAAACCTCTACATAGTTGGATGGTATCATTCGCATCCGGGGCTTGATGTTTTTCTTTCGCCAACGGACATCGACACCCAGAAGCGATACCAAGCAATGTTCAGCAAGGCTGTAGCCCTTGTGGTGGACCCCGTTGATTATGCCAAAACACGAAGAATCTCCTCTCTCAAGTTCAAGGTTTTCCAGATATCGAAAGAGGGGAGGGTTGTCTCCCTTCCCGTGAGCATAGGAGTGCATCGGGCGAAACTTCTCGAAAGCACTTTCCACGCATTAAGCACCTTTGACTTTATGCATATCTTAGGCGAGTCCTCTGGTAAGACGAGGGACAAGCCTTTGTCAGAAGAGCAGGAGAGTCTGCTGGGAAAAGCTAAAAAGCTATTCGGAGCATAA
- a CDS encoding ubiquitin-like protein has protein sequence MKIKIVPAVGGGSPLELEVAPNATVGAVRTKVCAMKKLPPDTTRLTYKGRALKDTETLESLGVADGDKFVLITRTVGGCGEPIRRAA, from the coding sequence ATGAAGATTAAGATTGTTCCCGCTGTCGGAGGAGGTTCACCCTTGGAGCTCGAGGTTGCTCCAAACGCCACCGTCGGCGCAGTTCGGACGAAGGTTTGCGCTATGAAGAAACTGCCACCCGACACCACCCGCCTAACCTACAAGGGTAGAGCCCTCAAAGACACCGAAACTCTTGAGAGTCTCGGCGTGGCTGATGGAGACAAATTCGTACTCATCACGCGGACGGTGGGTGGATGTGGAGAGCCAATACGTCGAGCTGCCTGA
- a CDS encoding ubiquitin-conjugating enzyme E2-like protein, translating to MESQYVELPENAWYRRLALEYALIQENEPTFTPVENDLTHYEGVIVGSGEYEGGFFRVEIIIPRSYPYFPPDVIWHTRIWHPNFSDSVPARVCESIFKDHWSPSLRIVAVIESLRNLLTNPNPEDPLNPVAAFEYKNRPDLFYSRVRQFVETYATPEQAFGKKRWKGL from the coding sequence GTGGAGAGCCAATACGTCGAGCTGCCTGAAAACGCGTGGTACAGGCGGCTGGCTCTCGAGTATGCTTTGATTCAGGAGAATGAACCCACCTTCACACCCGTCGAAAACGACCTAACTCATTACGAGGGAGTCATAGTCGGCTCAGGCGAATATGAGGGAGGCTTTTTCAGAGTAGAAATAATCATTCCACGGTCTTACCCATATTTCCCACCCGATGTTATTTGGCACACACGGATATGGCATCCAAACTTCTCTGACAGCGTCCCCGCAAGAGTCTGTGAATCAATTTTCAAAGACCACTGGTCACCCTCTCTCCGCATAGTGGCCGTAATCGAGTCTTTGAGAAACCTTTTGACAAACCCCAACCCCGAGGACCCGCTCAACCCCGTCGCAGCATTTGAGTACAAGAACAGGCCCGACCTCTTCTACAGCCGTGTTAGGCAGTTTGTCGAAACATATGCTACGCCTGAGCAGGCTTTCGGAAAGAAGCGTTGGAAGGGTTTGTAG
- a CDS encoding ubiquitin-activating enzyme E1-like protein, whose translation MLGEVDALSRYDRQLRLEGWDQNKLLSGRVIVAGVGALGCEVAKNLALMGVGELLLIDNDYVELSNLSRQMLYTDQDIGRPKASTAEKKISLMNPLVKAKGLHTDVRKIPEETFAEADVIVSAVDNWPTRRWMNSMAVHVGTPLVDVATDGYYGNVQTVIPGVTSCLECHAEALIPSDIQASECSLRRRTPNDLVKDLSERGISINLSDAETLFQHNIKTVYDIKFAPQTVLDQMDKSLREQVIQLRSLLNPKMPALQSISATVSGLASFEVVRLLHKGSLGRSLNGMMVFDGLRGRLSRIKLERNVNCHVCGYSEDKPVQINVAPNETIADLRERISNLLMFPDTRLQHGAKLLDDTADITSAGICDGDILYIHSSRRATPVAVKVKLIEAGD comes from the coding sequence GTGTTGGGTGAGGTTGACGCGCTGTCGAGGTACGATCGCCAGCTACGGCTCGAGGGATGGGACCAGAACAAGCTCCTGTCGGGTAGGGTGATTGTAGCAGGTGTGGGGGCGCTTGGATGCGAGGTTGCGAAAAACCTCGCTCTTATGGGAGTTGGCGAGCTCCTCCTCATAGACAACGACTATGTCGAGCTTTCCAACCTCAGCAGACAGATGCTCTACACCGACCAAGACATAGGAAGACCAAAAGCCTCTACGGCTGAGAAAAAAATATCCTTGATGAATCCTCTCGTGAAGGCGAAAGGCCTGCACACAGATGTCCGAAAAATCCCCGAGGAAACCTTCGCCGAGGCCGATGTCATAGTCTCAGCCGTCGACAACTGGCCGACAAGAAGATGGATGAACTCGATGGCGGTGCATGTCGGAACTCCGCTTGTCGACGTAGCCACCGACGGCTACTATGGAAATGTTCAAACAGTGATACCCGGTGTCACCAGCTGCCTGGAATGCCATGCAGAGGCCCTTATTCCCTCGGACATACAGGCCTCGGAATGCTCTCTACGCCGCCGCACCCCAAACGACCTCGTCAAAGACCTTAGTGAACGAGGCATATCAATAAACTTGTCCGATGCCGAGACTCTCTTCCAACACAACATCAAAACAGTCTACGACATCAAGTTCGCGCCGCAGACAGTGTTGGATCAAATGGATAAGTCACTCAGAGAACAAGTCATCCAGCTCCGTTCACTGCTTAACCCCAAGATGCCCGCTCTACAGAGCATATCAGCAACCGTCTCAGGCCTTGCCTCGTTCGAAGTAGTCCGTTTACTTCATAAAGGTTCTCTGGGCAGGTCGTTGAACGGTATGATGGTTTTCGACGGGCTGAGGGGGAGGCTTTCGCGTATAAAGCTGGAGAGAAACGTGAACTGCCACGTATGCGGCTACAGCGAGGACAAGCCTGTGCAGATAAATGTTGCGCCTAACGAAACTATCGCCGACCTAAGAGAGAGAATATCCAACCTTCTAATGTTTCCTGACACCCGTTTACAACACGGCGCAAAACTATTGGATGACACGGCTGATATTACATCGGCAGGCATATGTGATGGAGACATACTTTATATCCATTCAAGCAGGAGAGCAACACCGGTGGCTGTGAAGGTGAAGCTGATTGAGGCTGGTGATTAG
- a CDS encoding hypothetical protein (zinc finger (C3HC4-type RING finger) family protein) — protein MRLVIREVNAGFWNPFEEPKPRPKQENCVICGLEMGNEKTYSCPHCGAVGHMSCFDDWLVVKQTCPLCRRPLVEM, from the coding sequence TTGAGGCTGGTGATTAGAGAGGTCAACGCAGGGTTTTGGAACCCCTTTGAGGAGCCGAAGCCAAGGCCGAAGCAAGAGAACTGTGTAATTTGTGGCCTGGAGATGGGGAATGAAAAAACATATTCATGTCCTCACTGTGGAGCAGTTGGTCACATGTCGTGTTTCGACGACTGGCTGGTGGTGAAGCAGACGTGCCCGCTTTGCCGCAGGCCGCTGGTAGAGATGTGA